The Tachyglossus aculeatus isolate mTacAcu1 chromosome 27, mTacAcu1.pri, whole genome shotgun sequence genomic interval GAATTTCGAATCATCGACTTGCCGGGAACGGGGAGATATGACGGTTGACTGCGGACAGgtatcgattgatcaatcagtggtagggaccgtctctatatgttgccaacttgtacttcccaagtgcttagtacagtgctctgcacacagtaagcgctcagtaaatacgattgaatgaatgaatgaatgaatggtattctgtgaaccccaagtgggttaccctgataaccttgtatctaccccggtgcttagaacagtgcttggcacatagtaagcgcttaacagataccaccattattattatttattgagcgcttactggccaaagcactgtattaagcgcttgacacaGTCCAATTGTTGACTtgaagtttcccaagcacttagcccaaagTGTTCTTAGCAGCAAAGTGGTTTGGTGTGGTTATGGGGGCatcagaggcagtgtggcccaaaagatagtcaggagacctgagttctgatcgcGGCTCCCCTATTTGTTTGTTTGgaccagtcccttaacttctctgtgcctcagtttccttgcctgtaaattggggattcattatctgttctccatttccattagactgtgagcctccaagtGGGACCATGGTGATGTcccgcctgattaacttgtatctaaccctagcgcttggcacctagtagccATTTCAATACCATGACCTAAATCCCagttgtcatgtgaccttgggcaagtcacttcacttctctggacctctgttatgtatatatgtttgtgcatatttattactctattttacttgtacatatctattctatttattttattttgttagtatatttggttttgtctcccccttttagactgtgagcccactgttgggtagggactgtctctatatgttgccaatttgtacttcccaagcgcttagtacagtgctctgcacacagtaagcgctcaataaatacgagtgatgatgatgatgttgcctcatctgtaaaatgggggtcaagaccgtaagccccagttgggaacaaggaccgtgtccaacgtgatcagcatgtatctaccccagcgcttagtacagcttatcaaataccataaaataaaaaaccaCCACCAAATAAAGCATGATGATTGTTTCAGCTGTCCCCTGCCCTCCTGAGGGCATCGAGCAGAAGCCCGTGGGGACCCCTGTCTCGGCTGGGCCGAGGGGCTTCGCGAGGAAGGCTGGAGGTCTCGCCGTCCCAGGGTTCGGGCCAGGCCGGGGGGAAGAGACCTCGGTCCACAAACGGTCAAGCCTGGCAGTCAGGGATCGTCTCGTTGTCATTCGCCAAGACCTCGATGAAATGATCCCATTTCTTCTGCCACAGCTGCTGGGCTCTGGCTCTTTCCTTGGGCAGCAGGGCGCTGTACCTGAAAGAAAGGAGGGGCCGGGATGGGGGTTTGGTAAATCAATCGCGTCTGTTGAGCACTAAGTggttacagggcactgtactaggcgcttgggagaggacggtatgaCAGAAtgggcagatatgttccctgcccacagcgagcttatgtcCTCAAGGGATGGGAGGACCGAAGGGGAGGGCCAAGGGGGTGccgggggaagaggagcagctgACTAAAATCATATaagtttatataaatgtctgtcttcatcatcatcatcatcaattgtatttattgagcgcttactgtgtgcagagcactgtactaagcgcttgggaactacaagttggcaacatctagagacagtccctacccaacagtgggctcacagtctaaaagggggagacagagaacaaaaccaaacgtactaacaaaataaaataaatagataaaataaaatagataaaatagataaaataaataaatgtcttcCTCcgcaggctccttgtgggcagagaacgtgtcttccaactatgctggactctcccaagcgcctagaacagtaagtgctcaataaatatcatcgatcgaTGAGAGGGGGATCAAGGGAGCTAGGGTGTGGCTGGGGACGTCTCTGTGTTGGAGGGCggcatggaggaggagagggtttcgGGGGGCCGGTGAGAGTTGTCGGGGGGCGTCTCACTTGAGGGAGTTGAGCGCCAGCTGTTTGAGGGTCCTGAGGTCGGCTCTCCGCCCGCCGATGCCCATGAAGGCCTCGTAAAAATCGTAGGATAGGCCCCGGGCCCCGAACAGGGCCGGGTCGTCGGAGCTGATGACCATGGGCTGGCCGATGGCCATCAGAGAGGCCGCGGGGTGGTTCCTCATGTCGGACACGAGCTTCAGGACCTGCGGGAGTCGGGAATCCCGGGGTCAGGCAgggccctgcctcccccttccccgcggGGTTCCCGTCGCCGGGAAGGAGAGCAGGCTTGGGGCGCCCTGCCCTGAGCTGACCCCCTCCACGATGGGAGTGACCAGCACAGAGCCCCCCCGCAGGGGTCCAGGCCCTGtttcccagaaccccccaccccggggcgggCCCGGCTCAGGTTGACCGGGACGGGGGTGCCCGGTTGtctgcccgcccccccgcccagcAGCCGCACCTGGTTGGAGATGGGGCAGACTTCGATGGGGACGTCCCGGCTCAGGGCCATCTTCTGGGCCACGGGGTGACGGGCCATTGCGAACCCGTGCCCGATCCGGCTGGTGTTCAGATGCAGCGCGTCCAAGATGTTCTCGTCCACGTCCGTGCCGTGCCAGTCTGGAGGGGCGGGCCCGGGGGCTCAGGGGGGGTCGGGGAGGGCGTTGCCAGTGGTCCGCGGGCACGGTGCCACCCCGGGGGGACGATTTGGGGAGCCTCGGGCGGAGCTCAGCCAgaccctcgttgtgggcagggaacgtgtctgttatatgctactctcccaagcacttagtccagtgctcggcacacagtaagcgcccagtaaataccattgattgactccctgCTCCTTTCCGGTCTACTTAGCGGCCAACCCTCCTCTGCCCGAGGCCCGGCTTACTGGTCTCGCCAGCGTGGAAGAAATACGGCAGCGGGAAGTCTCCAGAGGTCAGCATGTCCTTCAGCTCCCACAGGGCTTGACCTTTGTCCTCGTGGCCCACCTGGGGAGAGCGAGGGCCTGGAAGGTCAGAGGGCATCACGGTCGAGGGACCCCAACCCGGGCCCCGGGAAGGTCACGAGGGGACGGGAGGGCAAGGGTCAGGGTGAGGAGCATCAGCCCGATGGAAAGCCCACAGGGTCGGGagatggaggacttgggttctaatccctcctgcgGTATGACcgggggccagtcgcttcactccgccgggcctccgtttcctcatctgtcgaatgggggttAGACCTGGGGCGGGGATAGTAGTCGACCCGATTGTCTAGCACCTCTCCCAGAGTTTATCGCGGCGCTCTGCGCGCAGGCGGCCCCGAACGGATACCACCGTTGGTACGACCACCCGTGGCCGCAGGACCCTCGGGATGGGGCTTCTGGTCGCTCGTGGCTTGGGGGGCCGAGTACCCGGGGGGACCCCAGGGTTACCAGGTCAAAGCCCGCGATGATGTCTGGAAACTTGGCTTTGAGCTTCATGGATCTCTGAAGCGATGCGTTGAGATTCTGTATGCTGTTAGCCCTGGCAGAGAGACACGGACCCAgggtcccttcctctctccctctgccactgACACCCTCACTCCACCTTCCCCGGGGTTTCATCTCCCATCACGACGCGGGGGCTGGGCCCAGAGGACCCCGTGAGACCTGTTGGCTGCTTGCCAGGGACCCCCccagtctcccccgcccccatttctcctctcccactacaacccagccttcacgcttcgctcctctgctaaccttctcactctgcctgtttcatctttcattcattcattcattcaatcgtgtttattgagcgcttactgtgtgcagagcactggactaagcgcttgggaagtacaagtcggtaacatatagagacggtccctaccgtcactgccgacccctcgccccacatcctgcctctggcctggaatgccctccctcctcttaggaGACAGATAATAGACTGTGaatgtcacttttagactgtgagcccgctgttgggtagggactgtctctatatgttgccaacttgtacttagtacagtgctctgcacacagtaagtgctcaataaatacgattgattgattgataatgactctccccccatttccaagccttattgaaggcccctctcctccaagaggccttcccagagccctcctttcctcttctctcacaaccttctgcgtcaccccgacttgctccctttcattcattcattcaatcgtatttattgagcgcttactgtgtgcggagcactgtactaagcgcttgggaagtacaggttggtaacatctagagacggtcctaacccaacaacgagctcacagtctagagggggagacagacattcatataaatagataagtcaataaattacagacatacacagatagatacatatgtgctgtggggattcattcattcaatcgtatttactgagtgcttactgtgtgcggagcactgtactaagcgcttgggaagtacaagttggtaacatctagagatggtccctacccaacaacgagctcacgtctagagggggagacagacattaatataaatagataaatcaataaattacagacatacacagatagatacatatatgctgtggggattcattcattcaatcgtatttattgagcacttactgtgtgcagagcactgtagtaagcgcttgggaagtacaagttggtaacatctacaggcagtccctacccaacaatgagctcacggtctagaggggaagacagacattaatataaatagataaatcaataaattacagacatacacagatagatacatatatgctgtggggattcattcattcaatcatcatcaatcgtatttattgagcgcttactgtgtgcagagcactgtactaagcgcttgggaagtacaagttggtaacatctagagatggtccctacccaacaacgagctcaaggtctagagggggagacagacattcatataaatagataaatcaataaatcacagaCATACACAGAtcgatacatatgtgctgtggggattcattcattcaatcgtatttactgagcgcttactgtgtgtggagcactgtactaagcgcttgggaagtacaagttggtaacatgtagagacggtccctacccaacaacgagctcacggtctagagggggagacagacgttcatagaaatagataaatcaataaattacagacatacacAGAtcgatacatatgtgctgtggggattcattcattcaatcgtatttattgagcgcttactgtgtgcggagcactgtactaagcgcttgggaagtacaagttggcaacatagacggtccctttcttcatcccccgctcccagccgcACAGCTGTCATGTCCACGTCCGTCACTTatagtaatgtccgtctccccttctagactgtaagctcgttgtgggcagggaatgcatctgttatatcgtactctcccaagcacttgatacagtgctccgcacactttaagcgctcaataaatacgaggggCTGACTCCCCGCGGTCCAGCCGGCCCGCGCCCTACCTGTGGTCCGTTACAATGATCTTGAATCCGATGAAGTCGGGGTGATCCTTGATGAACTCCCGGGTGACATTGTGGTACGTCTGCAACAACCATTCTTCGTCGTGGAACTGACCGTCCAGCTCATAGATCTGGAGGGGACGGAGCCGGTGTCAGAGAAGGAAGCGGATCTGGACCCTCCCTTAACTGtggtctttgctaagcgcttactacgtgccaggcaccgtactgagcgctggggtagatacacggcatttgggttggacgcagtccctgtctctcacagctcatggtcttaatcattcattcagtcgtatttatcaatcaatcaatcaatcaatcgtatttattgagcgcttactatgtgcagagcactgtactaagcgcttgggaagtacaaattggcaacacgtagagacagtccctacccaacagtgggctcacagtctaaaagatttattgagcgcttactgtgtgcagagcgctgtactaagcgcttgggaagtgcaagttggcaacatggctcagtggaaagagcccgggctttggagtcagaggttcaaatcccagctccgccacattattattattatggcatttattaagcgcttactatgtgcaaagcactgttctaagcgctggggggatacaaggtgatgaggttggcccacgtggggctcacagtcttcatccccattttgcagatgagggaactgaggcccagagaagtgaagtgacttgcccaaagtcacacggctgacaagtggcagagccgggatttgaacccatgacctctgactccatagcccgggctctttcccactgagccacgctgctactgtcttgtcacacttgtcagctgtgtgactttgggcaaatcacttcacttctctgtgcctcagttacctcatctgtaaaatggggatgaagactgtgagccccccgtgggacaacctgatcacactgtaaactccccagcgcttagaacagtgctttgcacatagtaagcgcttaacaaatgctattattattattattactattattattattagaggttggGCTGTGCATAGTTGAGGTTTTTTGGCCACCGGGAGGGAGCAAAGCCCCATTCCCTAAAGTCCAGTTCCCTGAGCTGGAAGTCACCGTTGCCCCTcctgggctctgtactaagcgctcagtacagtgctctgcacacagtaagcgctcaataaatgtgaatgaatgaatggaggacagAGCTAGGGAGGGGACCCTagctgtatatatcatcatcatcatcatcaatcgtatttattgagcgcttactatgtgcacagcactgtactaagcgcttgggaagtacaaattggcaacaggtagagacagtccctacccaacagtgggctcgcagtctaaaagggggagatggagaacaaaaccaaacatactaccaaaataaaataaatagaatagatatgtacaagtaaaataaataaatacagtatgcatgtgtatatgtatatatgtgtgtatacatatgtatatatgtgtgtttatgtatatgcatatatatatgcatatacatatatacacctgtatatatgtatatatgtttgtacatatttattactctattttacttgtacatatctattctatttactctattttgttagtatgtttggttatgtttggttttgtatccaccccagcgcttagtacagtggctggcacatagtaagcgcttaacaaataccacaattctcattattattcgGATGATGGAGCCTGGGCTGTCGGATTATAGGGATGCTGGGCTGGAAGGGCTCCAGCGTGGTCACGTGATGGGACACGTTGGGGGGCATCGGGACCGCGCCACATGCACGTGGGCctcgttaacttctctgtgggcctctgttccctcatctataaaatggggatgaagccccacgtgggacaacctgatcaccttgtattccccccaccccctgcgcttagaacagagctcggcacatagtaagcgcttaacaagtaccatcattattattagtctctgctgcgtgaccttgggcaagtcacctcacttctctgtgcctcagttccctcatctgtgaaatggggactaagagtgtgaaccccacctgggacaacctgatgaccttgtatccaccccggcacttagaacaatccttggcccatagtaagtgtttaacaataataataataataataataataatgatgatggcaattgttaagtgcttactatgtgcaaagcactgttctaagcgctggggggatatgacatgatcaggttgtcccacgcagggctcacagtcaatccccatttacagatgaggtaactgaggttcagagaagttaagtgacttgcccacggtcacacagcagacatgtggcggagccgggatttgaacccatgacctcttactccaaagcccgggctctttctaactattaattattattattagaaataaataaatgagagatatggacagaagtgctggggcatgggacaacctgatgaccttgtatccaccccggcacttagaacaatccttggcacatagtaagcgtttaacaaataccataactattaattattattattagaaataaataaatgagagatatggacataaaagtgctggggtgtgggacaacctgataaccttgtatctatcccagcacttagaacaatccttggcacatagtaagcatttaacaaataccataactattaattattattattagaaataaatagatgagagatatggacataagtgctggggcatgggacaacctgatgaccttgtatccaccccagcacttagaacaatccttggcacatagtaagcgcttaacaaataccataactattaattattattatcagaaataaataaatgagagatatggacagaagtgctggggcgagagacaacccgatgaccttgtatctaccccagagcttagaacagtgcttggcacatagtaagcgtttaacaaataccataactattaattattattattagaaaaaaataaatgagagGTATGGACTTAAAAGTGCTGgggcatgggacaacctaatgaccttgtatctaccccagagcttagaacagtgcttggcacatagtaagcatttaacaaataccataactattaattattattattagaaaaaaataaatgagagatatggactTAAAAGTGCTGgggcatgggacaacctaatgaccttgtatctaccctggcacttagaacaatccttggcacatagtaagcgtttaacaaataccataactattcatcattattattagaaaaaaataaatgagagatatggacagaagtgctggggcatgggacaacctgatgaccttgtatctacatagtaagtgtttaacaaataccataactattaattattattattagaaataaataaatgagagatatggacagaagcgctggggcgtgggacaacctgacgaccttgtatctacatagtaagcgtttaacaaatacgataactattaattattattattagaaataaataaatgagagatatggacagaagtgctggggcatgggacaacctgatgaccttgacttagaacagtgcttggcacatagtaagtacttaacaaataccttcattattattattattatcataaagggaatttagggtgatgcagaaagggatgGTTCCCCCATTCCCCGGCCCTCCCTAGGAAGATATGGAAGGTGGGGCGGCCTGGGGGGCTTACGGGGGTCAGCATCGTCCTGAGCTCCATGTACTGAACGTTGTCTTCGTAGAATTCCTTCAGGGCCCCGGCCAAATAATCTTGGAACACGGGGGCGTACCGCACCAGCCCCGACAGCGTGCCAAAGTTGCCCTCAAACCTCTTCCAGACCGTGGCCTGATCGGGGTACGCCTTCTCCGGCTCTTCCGTCTCCAGAGTCATATTGCGCAGTATGCTGTGATGGGGAAGTCGAGGGGGGCATGATCAGATTGGGGAGACCGAAGGTGTGGGGGTAGCACGGCGTCTAATaatcctctctaataataataataataacgacgatgatggcatttgttaagcccttactctgtgtgatgcactgttctaagctctggtggggatacaagtgatcatgttgtcccacatggggctcccagtcctcacccccattttacagatgagggaactgaggttcggagaagtgtagtgacttgcccgaggtcacacagcagacatgcggcggagccgggattagaacccatgacctctggctcccaagcccgggctcttcccactgagccgcgctgcttctctagactgtaagctcattgtgggcagggaatgtgtttattgtaatgtactctcccaagggcttagtacagtgctctgcgcacggtaagcgctcagtgaatgcgattgaatgaagagcccggtttgggagtcagaggtcatgggttctaatcccagctctgccacttataataataataataatggcgtttaagtgtgtactatgtgcaaagcactgttctaagccctggggagaataccacgtggggctcacaatcttaatccccattttccagatgaggtaaatgaggcccagagaagtgaagtgactggcccaaggtcagccagctgacaattggcagagccaggattagaacccatgacctctgactcccaacccgggctcttcccgttgagccccgctgcttctcagctggacTGCCCCCAGATGCATCCTCCCACTGCCCACCCCCAAACTAAGCCACAGCTGGGGCGATTCCCCTGCCTCCGCGCACCTGTTGTCAAACTCGGTGACGTTCAGTAGCCGCTCCCGGAACTTGTCCAGTAGCACCCAGTCGGAACAGGCTTTGGTCAGCGGGGCCGGGGGCCCCGGGTGAGCAAACCTGAACCGTATGTCGCCTTCCGGGGTGAAGCAGGCGTAGCAGTGGGGCCTGTACGTGGCTTCGATCAGCCACCGGACGGTGAGGAGGGCCGGGTTGTGGACGTGCAGCGCACCtcctgtgggagggagagggtgcaGAGAGATGGGGGTGCTCAGCGGCGGGTTGGGggggcctctcaatcaatcaatcaatcaatcgtattgagcgcttactgggtgcagagcactggacaaagcgcttgggaagtccgagttggcaacatatagagacggtccctacccaacagtgggctcacagtctagaagggggagacaatcaatcaatcaatcaatcgtatttattgagcgcttact includes:
- the ADA2 gene encoding adenosine deaminase 2; this encodes MSPLRRGRRSALLLLLLTTAVAAAPHPAAPREASLDIWMREEEDRMRVGGQLPLTPREAKANERLVAIKEAEWACSTKTARFPPSMHFFQAKRFIDDSRVFRVLKDMPKGGALHVHNPALLTVRWLIEATYRPHCYACFTPEGDIRFRFAHPGPPAPLTKACSDWVLLDKFRERLLNVTEFDNSILRNMTLETEEPEKAYPDQATVWKRFEGNFGTLSGLVRYAPVFQDYLAGALKEFYEDNVQYMELRTMLTPIYELDGQFHDEEWLLQTYHNVTREFIKDHPDFIGFKIIVTDHRANSIQNLNASLQRSMKLKAKFPDIIAGFDLVGHEDKGQALWELKDMLTSGDFPLPYFFHAGETNWHGTDVDENILDALHLNTSRIGHGFAMARHPVAQKMALSRDVPIEVCPISNQVLKLVSDMRNHPAASLMAIGQPMVISSDDPALFGARGLSYDFYEAFMGIGGRRADLRTLKQLALNSLK